In a genomic window of Carettochelys insculpta isolate YL-2023 chromosome 19, ASM3395843v1, whole genome shotgun sequence:
- the LOC142023226 gene encoding F-box only protein 39-like, whose translation MEDDSEPEQSCWAYLPDVCLSNMFWWLDDRDRSRAALVCKRWNQAMYSGSLWRTRTITFSGRPSRSNTSEFESALWYVKRFGKYLEHLEIKFLNPYNAVLTRKFQVTMRGLLSRLGKCNSRLVSLSIQHLELDRLVWKSGIRTQFLKNLSTFLKRMGKHLDYLNLKGARMTLEEGCELLNSLSYLKNKSFVSEINIEDFFSHHLSIYSSPLFHQTMSTFRNLVILTLNYNCISDEVLDILCEHNAHSLWTINIKCHIHDPHGQVVWGMSWANLAKRAPNLKVNFFFERVMKHNSLARILLAEIPLRSISLRSCYFSDPDWSMRPTLTNLLPAYKHVLQKLTLEFNNGHELLDEELLQLVLSCERLFFLKVWAFLSVAFVERLLQSRAEGKCILCTMKVRIYTTRHETSEEDRLLRDIYKKFRNLIDSELNYFVIAYPMV comes from the exons ATGGAGGATGACAGTGAAcctgagcagagctgctgggccTATTTGCCTGACGTCTGCCTAAGCAACATGTTCTGGTGGCTAGATGACAGGGACAGATCTCGGGCCGCTTTAGTCTGTAAGAGATGGAATCAAGCCATGTACTCAGGCTCTCTCTGGAGAACCAGAACCATCACCTTCAGTGGGCGGCCATCCAGGTCAAACACATCTGAGTTTGAATCCGCTCTGTGGTATGTCAAGAGGTTTGGCAAGTACTTGGAACACCTCGAGATCAAGTTCCTGAATCCTTACAATGCTGTCTTGACCCGAAAATTTCAAGTGACCATGAGGGGACTTCTCTCGCGCTTGGGCAAATGTAACAGCCGTCTGGTGTCCCTGTCTATTCAGCACCTGGAACTGGACCGGTTAGTCTGGAAAAGTGGGATCAGGACTCAGTTTCTCAAAAACTTAAGTACCTTCCTGAAAAGAATGGGCAAACACCTTGACTATCTCAACCTAAAAGGAGCCAGAATGACACTGGAAGAAGGCTGTGAGCTTTTGAACTCTTTGAGCTacttgaaaaacaaaagttttgtctCTGAAATCAACATCGAAGACTTCTTCAGCCACCATCTTTCCATCTACAGCAGCCCCTTGTTCCACCAGACAATGTCCACCTTccgcaacctggtcatcctaacTCTCAATTACAACTGCATCTCTGACGAAGTGCTGGACATCCTGTGTGAGCACAATGCCCATTCTCTCTGGACGATAAACATCAAGTGTCACATCCACGACCCAcatgggcaagtggtttgggggatgTCCTGGGCCAACCTAGCCAAGAGAGCACCCAACCTGAAAGTGAACTTCTTCTTTGAAAGAGTCATGAAGCACAACAGTCTAGCCAGGATACTCTTAGCGGAGATCCCACTCAGGAGCATCAGTCTACGGAGCTGCTATTTCAGTGACCCAGACTGGTCGATGAGGCCGACCCTCACCAATCTCTTACCAGCCTACAAGCATGTTCTGCAG aaattaACACTAGAGTTCAACAATGGTCATGAGTTGTTggatgaggagctgctgcagcttgtGTTATCATGTGAGAGGCTGTTCTTTCTCAAAGTCTGGGCCTTCCTCAGCGTGGCATTTGTGGAGAGGCTGCTGCAAAGTCGGGCAGAAGGGAAATGCATCTTGTGTACCATGAAG GTGAGGATTTACACCACCAGGCATGAAACCAGTGAAGAGGACCGACTGTTGCGGGACATCTACAAAAAGTTCAGAAACCTGATTGACTCAGAGCTTAATTATTTTGTCATCGCTTACCCAATGGTGTGA